The following proteins are co-located in the Plasmodium vinckei vinckei genome assembly, chromosome: PVVCY_11 genome:
- a CDS encoding NADH-cytochrome b5 reductase, putative, which yields MKSRIDNMVGIFSSNFFISGIVVVISIILVVWGKSKWNKKKDLFMLYSKKHEYEEIDIKDKSDENKKFLNGKIQTLKLNDIITLTDTVKIYIFSYPSEYDNFGLGICKHIKFNGLNIQGKVTGKWNNNDDREKDLLEIYRSYTPVYINKKKKQVHFIIRIYKEDEQFIDGGKMSSHLDKLKTNSTINILGPYGLIEYKGNNELSYLSKSIKIKKHIVMIAGGTGMTPFFRLINHLLLTKKTNVEDEPVYITFIYANRNEQEILLKLVFDEYDAKFENFQKVYSIDKCLDNTLKDTVDNIGYINIDLLKKYVLKYEKLNMPIKNSDTQVLLCGPPPMISSLNLLLKEELKMENVMTL from the exons atgaagTCCCGAATTGACAATATGGTTGGGATATTTTCAtcgaatttttttatatcaggAATAGTTGTAGTTATTTCCATAATTTTAGTTGTTTGGGGGAAGAGTAAATGgaataaaaagaaagacttatttatgttgtattcaaaaaaacatgaatatgaagaaatagatataaaagataaaagtgatgaaaataaaaaatttttaaatggaaaaattcaaacattaaaattaaatgatataattaCATTAACAGATactgtaaaaatatatattttttcttaccCAAGTGAATATGACAATTTTGGTTTGGGGATATGTaagcatataaaatttaatggCTTAAATATACAAGGAAAAGTAACAGGGAAATGGAACAACAATGATGATAGAGAAAAAGATTTATTAGAAATTTATAGAAGTTATACAcctgtatatataaataaaaaaaaaaaacaagttcattttataattcgtatatataaagaagatGAACAATTTATTGATGGTGGGAAAATGAGTTCTCATCTTGATAAATTGAAAACTAATAgtacaataaatatattaggtCCATATGGATTAATAGAATATAAAGGGAATAATGAACTTTCTTATTTATCAAAAtctattaaaattaaaaaacatatagtTATGATTGCTGGTGGTACTGGGATGACTCCATTTTTTCGATTAATAAATCATTTactattaacaaaaaagacAAATGTAGAAGACGAGCCTGTTTACATAAcctttatatatgcaaaccGAAATGAGCAAGAAATTTTACTCAAACTAG tttTTGACGAATATGATGCAAAATTTGAAAACTTCCAAAAAGTTTATAGTATAGACAAATGTTTAGATAATACACTGAAGGATACAGTTGACAATATAggatatataaacatagacttattaaaaaaatatgttttaaaatatgaaaaattaaatatgccTATTAAAAATAGCGATACACAAGTTTTATTATGCGGTCCGCCACCTATGATATCCTCTCTAAATCTGTTATTAAAAGaggaattaaaaatggaaaatgtCATGACTCTTTAG
- a CDS encoding alanine--tRNA ligase, putative gives MIICSFIILFLYIFLNTNKQVILGIRINKAFKITDKNQLRTKKNNSSNSCLTNKILFIDEKKKNNLSVHVKRGKDRYLKSREQINDYMVFNHINPKLQNIGFATKFTYRYNLNRDNINSIFNFIYLLKGNNSKKYFITTTHKMNKSDSNNLKRYNAENEESEYLHIDKNGEINGQNVGGKQNEYKYMTSEQVRNNFINYFKNKNHTVVDSASVIPYNDNTLLFTNAGMNQFKKIFLGNVDKNSDLGKLKRCVDTQKCIRAGGKHNDLDDVGKDVYHHTFFEMLGNWSFGDYFKEESIEFAWDLLTNVYKINPDRLYVTYFGGDKNLPSCPPDLEAKKIWSKYLDEKRILPFGMKDNFWEMAETGPCGPCSEIHYDRIGNRDASDLVNKDDPSVLEIWNIVFMQYNKDEKKNMNKLPSPCIDTGMGLERITSILQNVQSNYDTDLFTPIFKQIKEIFNDIPNYQGKINEEDPDKIDYAYRVISDHIRCSTIAISDGCIPSNEGRNYVIRRIIRRAVRVGKQVFNIKSNVLWFYKLVDSVCKILGNCFKDLQNEEKVNYIKNVIMQEELIFNKTLEKGVDQFNKIIKKCHQKSNNNNNLFSGKDAFDLYTSYGFPIDLIEIMCEEKNVKLNMEEFNTLFKKHQLVSDTNNFKINKIIDLPVEKAHEIKSKYNVLPTIDHHKYNWNNTFEAPKSKEENKDNLRLKSSVQIIYDGNFLDEIVHTDDEAKESSSCEKIENKQKKYALILKETNFYYENGGQIYDTGFIQNESMKFQVLNVQKMNDYILHIGVLLNGHIKKNDAIETVVDFERRKLIACNHTATHLLNFALRKVLTDQVNQKKNKCDNKGEKKENSLENSIETKNKLEGNSSCNHSNGSSIFNCEQKGSLVDDEKLRFDFSFIENINMDVLNKIETEINNIVKEELNVSVKTMDLTESKKIKGIRAIFEEDYADKVNVVFISKNADDVLNNLDINYTYLCSIELCGGTHIGNTKYIKEFIITSEESIGKGIHRINAVTNKKAEEINKKFNDLVAKYKHVFDDPNEDKLTDVQNYKRILKEDKFLPLIKKNKILEDLEIIERDIVEKKKNAQKELFNKAMSIGKLYATENKDNILLDIKLFTEINGNQKVLEKVCQAYTKANKNLSYFFIIHDENNTYCVLEIRDSLKGKGIQADTFMKQVMESVEGHSGGGKNKAFGSSGKDKGTPIKQSAEEVIKKYL, from the coding sequence atgattatttgttcgtttatcattttgtttctatatatatttttgaacaCCAATAAGCAAGTCATATTGGGAATTCGGATAAATAAGGCGTTCAAAATAACTGATAAAAATCAATTAcgtacaaaaaaaaacaatagtAGCAACAGTTGCTTaactaataaaattttatttattgatgaaaaaaaaaaaaataatttatcagTTCATGTTAAGAGGGGAAAAGATAGGTATTTAAAAAGTCGTgaacaaataaatgattataTGGTATTTAATCATATAAACCCAAAATTGCAGAATATTGGATTTGCAACAAAATTTACATACAGATATAATTTGAATAGagataatattaatagtatatttaattttatttatttattaaaaggaaataattcgaaaaaatatttcataacAACCACAcacaaaatgaataaaagtGATAgcaataatttaaaaaggtATAATGCAGAGAATGAAGAAAGtgaatatttacatatagataaaaatggtGAAATAAATGGTCAAAATGTAGGAggtaaacaaaatgaatataaatatatgacaTCAGAACAAGTgcgaaataattttattaactattttaaaaataaaaatcataCAGTAGTTGATAGTGCATCAGTTATAccatataatgataatactttattatttacaaacGCGGGTATGAatcaatttaaaaaaatatttcttggAAATGTcgataaaaatagtgatttaggtaaattaaaaagatgTGTAGATACCCAGAAATGCATTCGAGCTGGTGGTAAACATAATGATTTAGATGATGTTGGTAAAGATGTATATCAtcatacattttttgaaatgcTTGGTAATTGGAGTTTTGGTgattattttaaagaaGAAAGTATTGAATTTGCATGGGATTTATTGAcaaatgtttataaaataaatccaGATAGATTATATGTAACATATTTTGGGggtgataaaaatttaccTAGTTGCCCACCAGATTTagaagcaaaaaaaatatggtcaaaatatttagatGAAAAACGTATATTACCATTTGGAATGAAAGATAATTTTTGGGAAATGGCTGAAACAGGACCATGTGGGCCATGCTCAGAAATTCATTATGATAGAATTGGTAACAGAGATGCATCCGATCTTGTAAATAAAGATGATCCAAGTGTTTTAGAAATATGGAATATTGTATTTATGCAGTATAATAAAgatgaaaagaaaaatatgaacaaattaCCATCCCCTTGTATTGATACAGGTATGGGATTAGAAAGAATAACATCgattttacaaaatgttCAAAGTAATTATGATACTGATTTATTTACACCTATTttcaaacaaataaaagaaattttCAACGATATACCTAACTATCAaggaaaaattaatgaagaGGACCCAGATAAAATCGATTATGCATATAGAGTTATAAGTGATCATATCAGATGTTCTACTATTGCAATAAGTGATGGGTGTATTCCTAGTAATGAGGGTCGAAACTATGTTATAAGAAGAATAATAAGAAGAGCAGTTCGAGTGGGTAAACaagtttttaatataaaaagcaATGTACTATGgttttataaattagttGACTCtgtttgtaaaatattagGAAATTGCTTTAAAGATTTACAAAACGAAGAAAAggttaattatataaaaaatgttatcaTGCAAGAGGAGTTAATATTTAACAAAACATTGGAAAAAGGTGTTGAccaatttaataaaattattaaaaaatgccATCAAAAAtcaaacaataataataacctTTTCAGTGGTAAAGATGCATTTGATTTGTATACCTCTTATGGGTTTCCAATTGATTTAATCGAAATTATGtgtgaagaaaaaaatgttaaattGAATATGGAAGAATTCAATACattgtttaaaaaacatCAGCTAGTTTCCGATAcgaataattttaaaataaataaaattatcgATTTACCAGTAGAAAAGGCACATGAAATAAAATCTAAGTACAACGTTTTACCTACAATAGATcatcataaatataattggaACAATACTTTTGAAGCCCCCAAAagtaaagaagaaaataaagataactTAAGGTTGAAATCATCGGTTCAGATTATTTATGATGGTAATTTTTTAGACGAAATAGTGCATACTGATGACGAAGCAAAGGAAAGTTCATCATgtgaaaaaatagaaaataagCAAAAGAAATACGCATTAATTTTGAAGGAAACGAATTTCTATTACGAAAACGGTGgacaaatatatgatacTGGATTTATTCAAAATGAATCCATGAAATTTCAAGTATTAAATGTGCAAAAGATGAACGATTACATATTACATATTGGAGTTCTACTAAATGGGCAcatcaaaaaaaacgatGCAATAGAAACAGTTGTTGATTTTGAAAGAAGAAAACTTATAGCTTGTAATCACACAGCTACTCATTTGTTAAATTTTGCCTTAAGAAAGGTTTTAACAGATCAAGtgaatcaaaaaaaaaataaatgcgATAATAAgggtgaaaaaaaagagaattCTTTAGAAAATTCTATTGAAACTAAGAACAAATTGGAAGGAAACTCATCATGTAATCATTCGAATGGAAGCTCAATTTTTAATTGCGAACAGAAAGGTTCTTTGGTTGATGATGAAAAATTGAGATTTGATTTTTCGTtcattgaaaatataaatatggatgtactaaacaaaattgaaactgaaataaataatattgtaaAAGAAGAATTGAATGTATCAGTTAAAACTATGGATTTAACtgaaagtaaaaaaataaaaggaatTCGAGCAATTTTTGAAGAAGATTATGCCGATAAAGTAAATGTTGTTTTTATAAGTAAAAATGCTGATGatgtattaaataatttagataTTAATTATACTTATCTTTGTTCAATTGAATTATGTGGAGGAACCCATATtggaaatacaaaatatattaaagaatTTATCATTACTTCAGAGGAAAGCATAGGTAAGGGAATTCATCGAATCAATGCagttacaaataaaaaagcagaagaaattaacaaaaaatttaatgattTAGTTgctaaatataaacatgttTTTGATGACCCAAATGAAGATAAATTAACAGATGTACAAAACTATAAAAGAATTTTAAAAGAAGATAAGTTTTTGCCactcattaaaaaaaataaaatattagaaGATTTAGAAATAATTGAAAGAGATATtgtcgaaaaaaaaaaaaatgcacaaAAGGAATTGTTTAATAAAGCAATGAGTATAGGTAAATTATATGCTACAGAAAATAAGGATAACATTTTATtggatataaaattatttactgAAATAAATGGAAATCAAAAAGTCTTAGAAAAAGTTTGTCAAGCATATACTAAGGCTAATAAGAACTtaagctatttttttattattcatgACGAAAATAATACTTATTGTGTTCTTGAAATAAGAGATTCTTTGAAAGGTAAAGGAATACAGGCAGATACCTTTATGAAACAAGTAATGGAATCAGTGGAAGGCCATTCTGGTGGCGGAAAAAACAAAGCATTTGGTTCCTCAGGAAAGGATAAAGGCACACCGATAAAACAATCTGCAGAAGAAGTAATTAAGAAATATCTATAA
- a CDS encoding secreted ookinete protein, putative, translating to MGNIKELLIFFFLLSVVFPLIYCEQNNEKKIHFKIELLDNDHLLSNDHLKKEKSIFQGGNKLKIKTFEKIQGNILERAIVVEQVNKLKSSNVVEDDISLEDSSADDTDSNNGVKKNNMKVISSEESVENDIHMLRKVYQKTLPDTTTTYCYIRYTFNLNLEKLSESNKSEIFKGIDSSLDYTSFLPKNKINATESMLENEYANMDKSEGSNDSIISNLELINGDIETENTNEEYIKTIDDIIGYFDDNSDTLSVPIAIKNKLMNEKKNLVENNQSKRYVDHGINKEYMENIGFYELLKMLKNSFFMRKNLKSVSYNLNEKNDNEIDIEKGIDDIFINSIINVFSCYDTLKKNNKINSIFMSNENENNINSYGEIHDHSFSNISPRRNTLNENFMNSDEDDEECESFLQLILQNKIFENDSKVSENEQIMNLGTEMGNQEGTEGNYLKSDDSFDNSSNMNILKPSVRKLYNNSNNFDYNNNDNTRELSTMEGIPSDLGDIESFTEISDTMKNYDTFDESDENDDEYYNADDEADDEEYDDEIEESIENNEEIGDNIEESEDYSADDEESSEDEDYSDVDEDYSDEGEDDSNEDEDYSDEDDSNEDEDDSNEDEDYSDVDEDYSDEGEDYGDEGDDHSNEDEDYNDEDEDYNDGDEEYNDEDEDYNDEYEDYNDEDEDYRREVDENGYDENGNFVEDEDDAINRTQVIKIEDAVGSILRAGTNKIKNLGKTDTVKKIKKNMSISNLSGKVNGIIGNIKNATEKTISKPKKEISNGINKLKDGMKKNVNTMKEKSKSFSDKAAKAGKSSISQLKNKAKNAIKNVKKGGDKIANKLVKESKNSVDKLKNGAKSGIKSVKKGGDKIANKLVKESKNSVDKLKNEAKKGVEAVKEKSENIVNKVTKAAKDNEDKLKIEAKKGVEIVKEKTENAIDKVAKVVKDGAIKLEEEAKKGVEAVKEKSENIVNKVTKAAKDNEDKLKIEAKKGIESVKEKSEKAIDKAVNVVKDGANKIESEVKKGVEAVKVKTENTIDKAVKVVKDGANKIESEAKKGANEVKTKIDKVIDNAEKSAKNVTGKVSTETKNTLGNITKEVEKGIKTSSTKLDNNKKSDINKTNDGLNKEKGSAKTKDISPATPKNGAKNTSVNKVSKSKASLLSISDNNNEEPLNKEKIKNEINKIDKEYKKLKKMEKKLNEELKNPSLSDKQIIHEFDEYEKTAEKKNKKI from the coding sequence ATGGGTAATATTAAAGAGttgttgattttttttttccttttgtCTGTTGTTTTTCCTTTAATATATtgtgaacaaaataatgaaaaaaaaattcatttcAAAATAGAGCTACTTGATAACGATCATTTACTATCAAATGATCACttaaagaaagaaaaaagcaTATTTCAAGGtggaaataaattaaaaataaaaacctttgaaaaaattcaaGGAAATATTCTTGAGAGAGCCATAGTTGTAGAACAAGTTAACAAACTAAAAAGTAGCAATGTGGTAGAAGATGATATAAGTTTAGAAGATTCAAGTGCTGATGATACTGACTCTAATAATGgcgtaaaaaaaaataatatgaaagtTATTTCATCTGAAGAATCCgtagaaaatgatattcATATGTTACGTAAGGTTTATCAAAAAACATTGCCGGATACAACTACTACTTACTGTTATATTAGATACACATTTAATCttaatttagaaaaattaagtGAAAGTAACAAAAGTGAGATATTTAAAGGAATAGATAGCAGTCTAGATTATACATCTTTTTtaccaaaaaataaaattaacgCTACAGAATCCATGCtagaaaatgaatatgCAAATATGGATAAATCCGAGGGTTCGAATGATTCCATTATATCAAATTTGGAACTAATAAATGGTGATATCGAGACGGAAAATACTAACGAAGAATACATTAAGACTATTGATGATATTATTGGTTATTTTGATGATAATAGTGATACGTTAAGTGTACCGATagctattaaaaataaattaatgaatgaaaaaaaaaatctagTCGAAAATAATCAGTCCAAAAGATACGTAGATCATGGAATAAACAAAGAATACATGGAAAATATTGGATTTTATGAATTACTAAAAATGCTaaaaaattctttttttatgagaAAAAATCTAAAAAGTGtatcatataatttaaacgAGAAAAACGATAATGAAATCGATATTGAAAAAGGGATCGAtgacatttttataaattcaatTATTAATGTATTTAGTTGTTATGACAcactgaaaaaaaataataaaataaattctaTTTTCATGagtaatgaaaatgaaaataatataaacagTTATGGCGAAATACATGATCATAGTTTTTCTAATATATCACCTAGACGCAACACATTGAATGAGAATTTTATGAATAGTGATGAAGATGACGAAGAATGCGAATCCTTTTTACaattaattttacaaaataaaatatttgaaaatgatTCAAAAGTTTCAGAGAATGAGCAAATCATGAATTTGGGTACGGAAATGGGTAACCAAGAAGGTACTGAaggaaattatttaaaatcaGATGATTCATTTGATAATAGTtcaaatatgaatatactTAAACCAAGCGTtagaaaattatacaacAATTCTAACAATTTCGATTACAATAACAATGATAATACAAGAGAATTAAGTACTATGGAAGGAATACCCAGTGATTTAGGGGATATCGAATCATTTACAGAAATATCTGAtacaatgaaaaattatgatacaTTCGACGAGAGCGATGAAAACGATGATGAATATTATAACGCGGACGATGAGGCTGATGACGAAGAATATGACGACGAAATAGAAGAAAGTATAGAAAATAACGAAGAAATTGGGGACAATATAGAAGAGTCTGAAGATTATAGCGCTGACGACGAAGAAAGTAGCGAAGACGAGGATTATAGCGATGTGGATGAGGATTATAGTGATGAAGGTGAAGATGATAGTAATGAAGATGAGGATTATAGTGATGAAGATGATAGTAATGAAGATGAAGATGATAGTAATGAAGATGAGGATTATAGTGATGTAGATGAGGATTATAGTGATGAAGGTGAAGATTATGGTGATGAAGGTGACGATCATAGTAATGAAGATGAGGATTATAATGATGAGGACGAAGATTATAATGATGGAGATGAGGAGTATAACGATGAGGACGAAGATTATAATGATGAATATGAGGATTATAATGATGAAGATGAGGATTATAGGAGGGAAGTGGATGAAAATGgttatgatgaaaatggtAATTTTGTCGAAGATGAAGATGACGCTATAAATCGTACTCAAGTAATTAAAATAGAAGATGCTGTAGGCTCCATATTAAGAGCAGGtacaaacaaaataaagaatttaGGAAAAACTGATactgtaaaaaaaataaaaaaaaatatgagtaTTAGTAATTTATCAGGAAAAGTTAATGGTATTATAGGCAACATTAAGAATGCAACGGAAAAGACTATTAGTAAACCCAAAAAGGAAATTTCAAATGGTATTAATAAACTAAAGGATGGAATGAAAAAGAATGTTAATACAATGAAggaaaaaagtaaaagtTTTTCGGATAAGGCTGCAAAAGCAGGGAAATCTAGCATCAGCCaacttaaaaataaagctaAAAATGCCATCAAGAATGTTAAAAAAGGTGGTGATAAAATTGCTAATAAATTAGTGAaagaaagtaaaaatagtgTAGATAAACTTAAAAATGGAGCTAAAAGTGGCATTAAGAGTGTTAAAAAAGGTGGAGATAAAATTGCTAATAAATTAGTGAaagaaagtaaaaatagtgTAGATAAACTTAAAAATGAAGCAAAAAAGGGGGTTGAAGCagttaaagaaaaaagtgaaaatattGTAAACAAAGTCACTAAGGCTGCAAAAGACAATGAAGATAAACTTAAAATAGAAGCAAAAAAGGGAGTTGAAATcgttaaagaaaaaactgAAAATGCCATAGATAAAGTTGCAAAAGTAGTAAAGGATGGGGCAATCAAACTTGAAGAAGAAGCCAAAAAAGGAGTTGAAGCAGTTAAAGAGaaaagtgaaaatattGTAAACAAAGTCACTAAGGCTGCAAAAGACAATGAAGATAAACTTAAAATAGAAGCAAAAAAGGGAATTGAATCTGTTAAAGAAAAGTCTGAAAAAGCCATAGATAAAGCTGTAAATGTAGTAAAGGATGGTGCAAACAAAATTGAAAGTGAAGTAAAAAAGGGAGTTGAAGCAGTTAAAGTAAAAACAGAAAACACTATAGACAAAGCTGTAAAAGTAGTAAAGGATGGTGCAAACAAAATTGAAAGTGAAGCAAAAAAGGGAGCTAATGAAGTTAAGACAAAAATTGATAAGGTTATAGATAATGCTGAAAAATCTGCAAAAAATGTCACGGGGAAAGTTTCAActgaaacaaaaaatactctaggaaatattacaaaagAAGTGGaaaaaggaataaaaaCATCTAGCACAAAAttagataataataaaaagagtgatataaataaaactaaTGATGgattaaataaagaaaaaggtAGTGCCAAAACAAAGGATATATCACCCGCAACTCCCAAAAATGGTGCTAAAAATACTTCAGTAAATAAAGTCTCTAAAAGTAAAGCATCTTTATTAAGTATATCTGATAACAATAATGAAGAACCcttaaataaagaaaaaataaaaaacgaaataaataaaattgataaagaatacaaaaaattgaaaaaaatggaaaaaaaattaaatgaagaaTTAAAGAACCCCTCTCTTTCAgacaaacaaataattcatGAATTTgatgaatatgaaaaaactgctgaaaaaaaaaataaaaaaatataa
- a CDS encoding ribosome biogenesis protein MRT4, putative, translating into MPKSKRNITISLTKVKKKLNKKELKDQKFSELKKHASIQNIYIYALDVRTHSNNNLKKVIDYFKPSGGKFFIGKNKLMKLALGDDEKHEIKPNVSKIAELLVGNRILLITKDEPLKVIKFFNEFQPEEYIIHGNISKEDITLKCGDVLNVPVSMQKDLQKLKVNFDIVDQKIIIKEDKVLAEKDKLVSLENAKLLRMLNMKIGKFDISVLAYWHLNNFVSLMQK; encoded by the exons ATGCCTAAATCAAAGAGAAATATAACTATATCTTTAActaaagttaaaaaaaagttaaataaaaaagaactTAAAGACCAAAAATTTTCAGAACTTAAGAAGCATGCAAgcattcaaaatatttacatttatgCATTAGATGTGAGAACCcattcaaataataatctCAAAAAGGTTATTGACTATTTTAAGCCATCGGGGGGAAA attttttattggaaaaaataaattaatgaaattaGCTCTTGGAGATGATGAGAAACATGAAATCAAACCAAACGTTTCAAAAATAGCAGAG CTACTTGTAGGTAATCGAATTCTCTTAATAACAAAGGATGAGCCATTAAAGGtcatcaaattttttaacgAATTTCAACCAGaggaatatattatacatggAAATATATCTAAAGAAGATATTACCCTAAAATGTGGGGACGTTTTAAATGTCCCTGTTTCGATGCAAAAagatttacaaaaattaaaagtaaACTTTGATATTGTCgatcaaaaaattataataaaggaAGATAAAGTATTAGCAGAAAAAGATAAACTTGTAAGCTTAGAAAATGCTAAATTATTAAGAATgctaaatatgaaaatcgGAAAATTTGATATTTCTGTTTTAGCATATTGGcatttaaacaattttgTTTCATTGATGCAAAAgtag